One genomic segment of uncultured Desulfobacter sp. includes these proteins:
- a CDS encoding methyl-accepting chemotaxis protein: MSFKIKLMLIGLIGSVVILLISLTGTLLYYKELKTTQIQKTVASAQHNFDVAMIAKKKVWQTNALQIATNNDIKEAVFNKDRDKANQILKNIGGIFKNNTEFKNVQIHLIDKDLTSFYKSWSPDTFGEKLTHSRGYALVKKTGKSFAAMEMSQKGVRLKGLFPISFKDQFIGIANFEGGLNSIKRTLKPYDIDFLYFMDSAHVDIAQGMEKKPKLGNYILNQKDIDKDFFNYAQKNEVLEKLKSTNYTIDESYLVIKGAFKGFDGVDAGLYLLGIKTDVVLETINSLRNVIFTLFGFLSTVFLLLILGVIVFVNIKVIKPVIAVAGSMHEGAEQVATASGEISSSSQATAEGASQQAASLEETLSSMEEISSMTKNNAENAYATEHLMKEVNQVVKTANSSMKELTRSMDGISKASEETSKILKTIDEIAFQTNLLALNAAVEAARAGEAGAGFAVVADEVRNLALRAADSAKNSAEMIKDTIAKVNDGSKLASTTNEAFTKVTESAAKVEKLISEISLASKEQSRGIEQINIAITEMDKVSQSNAASAEESASSSEELYAQAEQLKSFVKKLVALVSGKNSGDANGIKEALSRGGINQLRAREQNQKWGTLEKGD; this comes from the coding sequence ACAGAAGACTGTTGCATCGGCACAGCATAATTTTGATGTGGCCATGATTGCAAAAAAGAAAGTATGGCAGACCAACGCCTTACAGATTGCCACGAATAACGATATTAAAGAAGCAGTTTTTAATAAGGACAGGGATAAGGCAAACCAAATCTTAAAAAATATCGGGGGAATTTTTAAGAATAACACAGAATTTAAAAATGTTCAGATTCATCTGATTGATAAAGATCTCACCTCCTTTTACAAGTCCTGGAGCCCGGATACGTTTGGAGAAAAGCTGACTCATTCAAGAGGCTATGCCCTGGTAAAAAAGACAGGGAAATCCTTTGCCGCAATGGAGATGTCACAAAAAGGAGTAAGGCTCAAAGGCTTGTTCCCGATTTCGTTTAAAGATCAGTTTATCGGGATTGCCAATTTTGAAGGGGGCTTGAACTCCATAAAACGAACCCTGAAGCCCTATGATATCGATTTTTTGTATTTCATGGATTCAGCCCACGTGGACATAGCCCAGGGGATGGAAAAAAAACCAAAGCTGGGCAATTATATCTTAAACCAAAAAGACATTGACAAAGACTTTTTCAATTATGCCCAAAAGAACGAGGTTTTAGAAAAGCTGAAAAGTACGAATTACACTATTGATGAAAGCTATCTCGTAATCAAAGGGGCGTTCAAAGGTTTTGACGGCGTTGATGCAGGCCTTTATCTGCTGGGAATAAAGACCGATGTTGTTCTGGAAACGATCAATTCTCTTAGGAATGTGATTTTCACCCTGTTCGGTTTTCTGTCAACCGTATTTCTTCTTCTTATTCTGGGGGTGATTGTTTTTGTGAACATAAAGGTGATTAAACCGGTTATTGCCGTTGCCGGCAGCATGCATGAAGGCGCTGAACAGGTTGCAACAGCTTCCGGAGAAATTTCTTCATCAAGCCAGGCTACAGCAGAAGGGGCTTCACAGCAGGCCGCCTCTCTGGAGGAGACCTTATCTTCAATGGAAGAGATATCCTCAATGACCAAAAATAATGCAGAAAATGCGTATGCTACGGAACATCTGATGAAAGAGGTAAATCAGGTTGTAAAAACAGCCAACAGTTCCATGAAGGAACTGACCCGATCAATGGACGGCATTTCAAAGGCCAGTGAAGAAACCTCTAAGATTCTTAAAACCATAGATGAAATCGCATTTCAAACCAATCTCCTGGCCTTGAACGCAGCAGTGGAAGCCGCCCGGGCAGGGGAAGCAGGTGCCGGATTCGCAGTCGTGGCCGATGAAGTCAGAAACCTTGCCCTTCGGGCCGCTGACTCGGCAAAAAATAGCGCTGAGATGATCAAGGATACTATTGCAAAAGTAAACGATGGTTCGAAACTGGCATCGACTACCAATGAGGCGTTCACCAAGGTGACAGAAAGTGCCGCTAAGGTGGAAAAACTTATTTCTGAGATTTCCCTGGCTTCCAAAGAGCAGTCCCGCGGAATCGAACAGATAAACATTGCTATTACCGAGATGGACAAGGTTAGTCAGTCCAATGCAGCCAGCGCCGAGGAATCGGCATCTTCTTCAGAAGAGCTTTACGCCCAGGCAGAACAATTAAAAAGCTTTGTGAAAAAGCTTGTTGCACTGGTATCGGGAAAAAACAGCGGGGACGCCAATGGCATCAAAGAAGCCCTTAGCAGGGGGGGCATCAACCAGCTCAGAGCGCGAGAACAAAATCAAAAGTGGGGCACACTGGAAAAAGGAGACTAA